From the genome of Thermoflexus hugenholtzii, one region includes:
- a CDS encoding pseudouridine synthase, whose product MALERLQKILARAGLGSRRECEEMIRQGRVTVNGVPAHLGMRADPERDDIRVDGRPVKIPPLMGFVLYKPRGVLSDPMPGSSSPTVYDLVPPVRPLYVVGRLDARSEGLILLINDGELAHRLTHPRNEHPKVYHVLVEGRPEAETLERWRRGIFLDGRRTRPAKVRVIRYEGAHTWLEVEMREGKKRQIRRIAARLGHPVRRLIRIRIGPVTLGRLKPGQWRPLTEQELRQLRSLKAEKSPRSRPRRAGQRSAAQKG is encoded by the coding sequence GGCTCCCGCAGGGAATGCGAGGAGATGATCCGACAGGGACGGGTGACCGTGAACGGGGTCCCCGCCCACCTGGGGATGCGCGCCGATCCGGAACGGGATGACATCCGGGTGGACGGACGGCCGGTGAAGATCCCGCCTCTGATGGGATTCGTCCTCTACAAGCCGCGAGGGGTGCTCTCGGATCCCATGCCGGGCTCCTCTTCACCCACCGTCTATGATCTGGTTCCCCCGGTGAGGCCCCTTTATGTGGTGGGGCGGCTGGACGCGCGCAGCGAAGGGCTTATCCTCCTGATCAACGATGGGGAGCTTGCCCATCGCCTGACGCACCCGCGCAATGAGCATCCCAAGGTTTACCACGTGCTCGTGGAAGGACGACCGGAGGCGGAAACCCTGGAGCGCTGGCGGCGCGGGATCTTCCTGGACGGCCGACGGACCCGGCCGGCGAAGGTGCGGGTGATCCGTTATGAGGGGGCGCACACCTGGCTGGAGGTGGAGATGCGGGAGGGGAAGAAACGCCAGATCCGGCGCATCGCCGCCCGCCTGGGCCATCCGGTGCGCCGCCTCATCCGCATCCGCATCGGGCCGGTGACCCTGGGGCGGCTGAAGCCCGGCCAGTGGCGTCCGCTCACCGAACAGGAGCTCCGACAGCTCCGATCTCTGAAGGCCGAGAAATCCCCTCGTTCCCGCCCGCGCCGGGCAGGGCAGCGGTCTGCGGCCCAAAAGGGATAA